A portion of the Thunnus albacares chromosome 5, fThuAlb1.1, whole genome shotgun sequence genome contains these proteins:
- the si:dkey-151g10.3 gene encoding serine/threonine-protein kinase WNK2 isoform X6: MATDPGEPTGTEDSSEKPDGQREEDTEREGRADTQRERTHSTPSDFPSSQTQERQATGGEDGGMQGGGGGGGEASQEGSETPARPISLSTPTFPVETGQKRLRREKRFFRKSVEICEEDDEVEVAPEAPHSAPHLELRSFDSVFTSSAQQQGAASSCAALGHDPSCPSSSQDPGKDAPSSTPTQRGKERDREQEEEAEMKAVATSPGGRFLKFDIELGRGAFKTVYKGLDTETWVEVAWCELQDRKLTKAEQQRFKEEAEMLKGLQHPNIVRFYDSWESVLRGKKCIVLVTELMTSGTLKTYLKRFKVMKPKVLRSWCRQILKGLHFLHTRTPPIVHRDLKCDNIFITGPTGSVKIGDLGLATLMRTSFAKSVIGTPEFMAPEMYEEHYDESVDVYAFGMCMLEMATSEYPYSECQNAAQIYRKVTSGIKPASFDKVNDPEIKEIIEGCIRQNKSQRLSIRDLLNHAFFGEDTGVRVELAEEDTGTQDCLALRIWVEEPKKLKGKHKDNEAIEFSYDLENDSAEEVALEMVKSGFFHESDAKVVGKSIRDRVNQIKKSRERRQQQLLQQQQGFEERRDSTLTSYTFPHPSCPSSLGPGAPGQTGGGGGGGGGGGGGGGGGGGGGGQESEELPEVDQHVRQQHILSGTTLSLPEGESIGSVSCESYASGQSQAYSQQGESYSHSQTTLPPTASSTGVIAHPQMLPIGESGSVPNVPIGQSISMSSMSVGQSGGAPVGQTFLQPTTMVPQVSPSVPQQYFQSQTFPSDAFQTATPHGSIAPSQSYIPPVSPQAPINVLTTSMSVSDPAGLAGTIVPLAQQTQPPATPMQLTDIIPQAAPQQTQPLMIPQQTIVQQQQIGMDPQTSTLQQQPQQQMEAQATLLEQQVTATQPPMEQHQQILSTKAVQKHQHEPQQQIYVQQPVPPVQPTPQQQVLPTQTGMEQRAMSLPQPGEHPQMYNQQPTGDPREQTMIQPQLQQQFQQQKTLLQQQQQALLLEQHQTYIQQQLDQQQQKVLLQQQQQQAQLQQQQLEQQQALIHKQLLDQQQQQLLQQQEQQQQQALVQQRQPQQTLLQHQLEQQQQQPPLQQPQQNQLYQQIEQPQAGIQKEPLNQQQQVLLQQQPQQTQQQKEHQLQQQALLQQVEQQQQQALLQQHLHQQAILQQQQLQQKAQLQQEQQQVQLKQQMEQQQQQAMLQQQLQQQRQQQVLLQQQQAEILQQQVLIQQQIQEQQQQQQATIIQLQQTEKQEAAAIPQSNSEQQIQQKPTDMQHVCIPQLNTTQFTPHNPLTGQQVMEQQQQAALIRQQQAYAAQPQHHTSVMEPHIPVGAPASTEVIQHQTQIVSQTQVPMAIQTAQIPVQTSGVIPTQVLTQQGQCEAHPQNPGQIPVQYIAQSTAQVAQAMIEAQVTPPAAMIQGQTQAIQTQKIPLQTSYPGPATPTQSQVTAQPLIQTQPLHPTISQSQPPHGQGSTVDIQMLGQQSQATIQPPAAIASNPSQIQHETPVHQNAQMPGLLQPQLQQQTQSQPLSQVQAQAAAGLLTSQYVPQPTHQAIPSLQQDVTHITQQQQQQQQQQQQQQQQPVLQYQQMIMSPGSAKTASLSSVMDPANFVATPQPVQQAGQANIPVQTGLHPVVQPQQQPLGSTADPTVIQNISQPAMPQSVEQYQQQLQKLTQAQQPLAPPPSQQQLPLLTQIPAQPIPTPIQQPLPLQQALIPVDESQLPPQYQPVSHLVTHPPAQIAPSNVAEHQSQPRILPLCSHVVGGAPPSPQHQTKQMLPAHTHTQTSIQAQTHTQTQTHVQTQAHSHTQTHAETPIAEQPVLPLAVFPAQQIPLSPSHTSCPPTSLPTLTSHHLAATPAPELPTSPPAAQVTLPGQADFIPTSPPPVTTLESLDSNAPKLPQASLQDCDLSLLGIAQDCPYLSSTERHSSSGSVPANGEETFQLLANGKLEKLKTQRRSSCQRPEKVSHQFQLSMLQVSGSGDNMVECQLETHSNKMVTFKFDIEGDAPEDIADYMVEEDFVLDVEKEMFVEELRAIVKKAQEILQTHSQTGSTDQLHVSTPTSSTMDSVPHSSPVGRWRFFINQTIRHRDSLSSQGAATPPPTTETRIPQSPKTEKESEGSQSLESLTGMASPPCPTLSATSPPVSTVSAPASIAPSTTTAPSPNTTASESISALASTLEASVPVTASGGLELPVLPSASVDQIPSVPSSIALPVATNLPTLPTAPSLVSPTPTTIMPDVITSPGTSGSSTVGQSVGEAVITAPRPCASAVDQSLSSFHLPPSAAAVTSPVVSQLGMEQQQTLSQVGIPAPQQPQPQPQPQPQVQSALQQQVPLAQQQLQAMQLEQQVQQIQQAAPQQQQQSQHQVYQEQIQLQQERALQQSLQQLQQQQLMQKQIPLQPELLQQSVPLQQFLPPMPLQQTQQPLVQQQTPQYTPQLLQQPQLHQLQQQVMAPQADIVPPQQALTDHQQQQQLNLQQTIHLQQQQMVQQQLQQQQHQLFMGAVALKPDQSQMLPLSISQQFLQQQQQAQLNVSPVPQQQIPQQTQIPAELAQQHIQSQKQLQHTEQQQEVPKAMDTPQKQQQFPLQKQSSLQQSESEMSTGETSVTEDTGSYSAPFHPSSDSSLPPLHLSTAETSLPPLSLTMTPSPAQPSSVAESDSEGPPKIDFVDNRIKTLDEKLRNLLYQEYSSGAPLAGGAASAPTSASAASTSAGGDESSEPQSLHPLSFPPPASSSDTSPHSSSSTTSSTTSRSSSTSPDPERDGGGEEAPNSAELGPVEQQPGPSLPSTSASSTPPASLLLPNQDESAGPQRPPVPGEPTVLMDVPAVKLLKRRRRRPP; encoded by the exons ATGGCTACTGACCCAGGAGAGCCCACAGGCACCGAGGACTCCTCGGAGAAACCTGatggacagagggaggaggacacgGAGCGGGAGGGCAGGGCcgacacacagagggagaggacGCACAGCACCCCCTCAGACTTCCCCTCCTCCCAGACTCAGGAGAGGCAAGCaacaggaggagaggatggaggaatgcaaggaggaggaggaggaggaggagaagccaGCCAGGAGGGTTCGGAGACCCCAGCCAGACCCATTTCCCTCTCCACACCCACTTTTCCAGTTGAAACTGGCCAGAAACGTCTGAGGAGGGAGAAGCGCTTCTTCAGGAAGAGTGTGGAGATTTGTGAGGAGGACGATGAGGTGGAGGTGGCCCCGGAGGCGCCACACAGTGCACCCCACCTGGAGCTGCGCTCCTTTGACTCAGTCTTCACCAGCAGTGCCCAGCAGCAAGGGGCTGCTTCATCGTGTGCTGCCCTGGGCCATGACCCATCCTGCCCCAGCTCCAGCCAGGATCCTGGCAAGGATGCTCCTTCCTCCACACCCACCCAAAGGGGGAAGGAGAGGGACCgcgagcaggaggaggaggcggagatGAAGGCTGTGGCTACCTCTCCTGGAGGCAGGTTCCTCAAGTTTGACATTGAACTGGGCAGAGGAGCCTTCAAGACTGTGTATAAAGGCCTGGACACAGAGACTTGGGTGGAGGTGGCTTGGTGTGAACTTCAG GACCGCAAGTTGACCAAGGCAGAGCAGCAACGCTTCaaggaggaggcagagatgCTGAAGGGACTCCAGCACCCCAACATCGTCCGCTTCTATGATTCCTGGGAGTCGGTGCTCCGTGGCAAGAAGTGCATTGTACTGGTCACTGAACTAATGACCTCAGGAACACTCAAAAC TTACCTGAAGCGCTTTAAGGTGATGAAACCCAAGGTCCTGAGGAGCTGGTGTAGGCAAATCCTGAAGGGCCTTCACTTCCTTCACACCAGGACTCCTCCAATAGTCCACCGGGACCTCAAATGTGATAACATCTTCATAACAGGCCCTACAGGATCTGTCAAGATAGGTGATCTGGGCCTGGCCACTCTTATGAGGACCTCCTTTGCCAAGAGTGTCATAG GAACCCCGGAGTTCATGGCTCCTGAGATGTATGAAGAGCATTATGATGAGTCTGTGGATGTCTACGCCTTTGGGATGTGTATGCTGGAGATGGCTACTTCAGAATACCCCTACTCTGAGTGCCAAAATGCTGCTCAGATCTATCGCAAAGTCACAAGT GGTATAAAACCAGCAAGCTTTGATAAAGTGAATGACCCAGAGATCAAAGAAATCATTGAAGGCTGCATTCGTCAGAACAAGAGCCAGAG ACTCTCCATCCGAGACCTCCTGAACCACGCATTCTTTGGGGAGGACACAGGGGTCCGAGTGGAGCTTGCAGAGGAAGACACGGGCACCCAGGACTGTCTGGCTCTACGGATTTGGGTTGAAGAGCCCAAAAAGCTGAAggggaaacacaaagataaCGAGGCTATCGAGTTCAGCTATGACCTGGAGAATGATAGTGCTGAGGAAGTGGCTCTAGAGATG GTGAAGTCGGGCTTCTTCCATGAGAGTGATGCCAAGGTGGTGGGGAAATCCATCCGGGACAGAGTAAATCAGATCAAAAAGTCACGGGAGCGccgacagcagcagctgctccaACAGCAGCAGGGCTTTGAAGAAAGAAGAGACTCCACTCTCACCTCCTACACCTTTCCCCATCCATCCTGCCCATCCTCACTGGGGCCAGGAGCACctggacagacaggaggaggaggaggaggaggagggggaggaggagggggaggaggaggaggaggaggaggaggagggcaggaATCTGAGGAGCTACCTGAAGTGGACCAGCATGTCAGGCAGCAACATATTCTCAGTGGGACAACCCTCAGTCTGCCAG AAGGTGAGAGCATTGGGTCTGTCAGCTGTGAGTCTTATGCGAGTGGACAGAGTCAGGCGTACTCTCAGCAAGGGGAATCATACAGCCACTCCCAGACTACTCTCCCCCCTACTGCATCT AGCACTGGTGTAATCGCTCATCCTCAAATGCTCCCCATTGGTGAGAGTGGAAGTGTTCCAAATGTGCCTATTGGTCAGAGCATTAGTATGTCCAGCATGTCCGTAGGTCAAAGTGGAGGGGCGCCTGTTGGTCAGACATTTCTTCAACCCACTACCATGGTTCCACAGGTATCACCAAGTGTACCTCAACAATATTTTCAG TCACAAACATTCCCATCAGATGCATTTCAAACTGCCACTCCCCATGGATCAATAGCCCCCTCACAGTCATATATACCTCCTGTTTCTCCACAAGCACCCATTAATGTTCTCACTACATCCATGTCAGTCAGTGATCCTGCTGGACTAGCAGGGACCATTGTGCCCCTCGCTCAGCAGACCCAACCCCCTGCCACTCCCATGCAGCTCACTGACATCATTCCCCAGGCAGCACCCCAGCAAACACAACCTCTCATGATCCCTCAGCAGACTATTGTTCAACAACAACAGATCGGGATGGATCCCCAGACCTCCACCCTtcagcagcagccgcagcagcaaATGGAGGCCCAGGCTACTCTGCTTGAACAACAAGTTACTGCCACTCAGCCACCAATGGAACAGCATCAACAGATCCTCTCAACTAAAGCTGTCCAGAAACATCAACATGAGCCTCAGCAGCAGATCTATGTACAGCAGCCTGTTCCACCTGTCCAGCCAACTCCTCAGCAGCAAGTGTTACCCACACAAACTGGTATGGAGCAGCGAGCTATGTCATTACCACAGCCTGGGGAACATCCTCAGATGTATAATCAGCAACCAACAGGGGATCCCCGCGAGCAGACCATGATACAACCACAACTACAACAGCAGTTTCAGCAACAGAAAACtttgttacagcagcagcagcaagctcTACTGCTCGAGCAACATCAGACGTATATCCAGCAACAGCTTGATCAGCAGCAACAAAAAGTACTgcttcaacagcagcagcaacaggcccaactacaacagcagcagctggagcagcagcaaGCCCTTATACACAAGCAACTGTTGgatcaacaacagcaacaacttCTTCAACagcaagagcagcagcagcagcaagctcTTGTGCAGCAAAGGCAACCACAACAAACACTTTTACAACATCAATTggagcaacaacagcagcagccccCTTTACAGCAACCGCAGCAGAACCAATTATATCAACAAATTGAACAGCCCCAAGCTGGAATACAAAAAGAACCACTGAATCAACAGCAACAAGTTTTATTGCAGCAGCAACCCCAGCAGACTCAACAGCAAAAGGAACATCAACTGCAGCAGCAAGCCTTACTCCAACAAGtggaacaacaacagcaacaagcaCTCTTACAACAGCATTTGCACCAACAGGCtattttacagcagcagcagctacaacagaaaGCTCAGCTACAGCAAGAGCAACAACAAGTGCAACTCAAGCAGCagatggagcagcagcagcagcaagctaTGTTGCAACAACAGTTACAACAGCAGCGACAGCAACAGGTCCtgttacaacaacaacaagcagagATATTACAGCAGCAGGTTCTGATACAACAGCAGATtcaagagcagcagcagcaacaacaagcaACCATCATTCAACTTCAGCAAACTGAGAAACAAGAAGCTGCCGCTATTCCACAAAGTAACAGTGAGCAGCAAATTCAACAGAAACCAACTGATATGCAGCATGTGTGTATCCCTCAACTAAACACCACCCAGTTCACCCCTCATAACCCTCTCACAGGCCAGCAAGTGATGGAGCAACAACAGCAAGCAGCATTGATCCGGCAGCAGCAAGCCTATGCTGCTCAGCCTCAGCACCACACCTCTGTAATGGAACCTCACATCCCAGTTGGAGCTCCAGCCAGCACTGAAGTGATTCAGCACCAAACTCAAATTGTCTCCCAGACCCAGGTCCCCATGGCCATTCAGACTGCTCAGATCCCTGTTCAGACATCTGGTGTTATCCCAACTCAAGTCCTTACCCAGCAAGGACAATGTGAGGCTCATCCCCAGAACCCAGGCCAGATCCCAGTCCAGTATATAGCCCAGTCCACAGCCCAAGTAGCTCAGGCTATGATTGAGGCCCAAGTCACTCCTCCAGCAGCAATGATCCAAGGACAGACTCAAGCCATCCAGACCCAGAAGATTCCTTTACAGACTAGTTATCCTGGCCCTGCTACTCCCACACAGAGCCAGGTGACTGCTCAGCCATTAATACAAACTCAGCCTCTGCACCCGACAATTAGTCAGTCCCAACCACCACATGGCCAGGGCTCAACTGTAGACATTCAGATGCTGGGCCAACAAAGCCAAGCTACTATCCAGCCTCCAGCTGCAATTGCCTCAAATCCCAGTCAGATCCAACATGAAACTCCAGTTCATCAAAATGCTCAAATGCCAGGGCTCCTGCAGCCCCAGCTCCAGCAACAAACTCAAAGCCAACCACTTAGCCAGGTGCAGGCTCAGGCTGCCGCTGGCCTTTTAACCTCTCAGTATGTCCCTCAGCCTACCCACCAAGCTATTCCATCTTTACAACAAGATGTAACTCATattacacaacaacaacaacaacagcagcagcagcagcagcagcagcagcaacagccagtGCTGCAGTATCAGCAGATGATTATGTCTCCTGGCTCAGCTAAAACAGCCAGTCTCAGTTCTGTAATGGACCCTGCAAACTTCGTTGCCACTCCTCAACCTGTGCAGCAGGCCGGACAAGCCAATATTCCAGTCCAAACAGGACTACATCCAGTTGTTCAGCCCCAGCAGCAGCCCTTAGGAAGCACTGCTGACCCTACAGTAATTCAGAATATCTCCCAGCCTGCTATGCCTCAGTCTGTTGAGCAATACCAGCAACAGCTACAGAAGCTTACTCAAGCACAGCAACCACTAGCTCCACCACCTTCACAGCAACAGTTGCCTTTACTGACTCAAATTCCAGCACAGCCCATCCCAACTCCCATCCAGCAACCACTTCCTCTACAGCAGGCTTTGATACCCGTTGATGAGAGTCAGCTGCCCCCACAGTATCAACCTGTGTCACATCTGGTAACCCATCCTCCTGCACAGATAGCCCCCAGTAATGTGGCTGAGCATCAGTCCCAGCCCAGGATCCTGCCCCTCTGTAGTCATGTAGTGGGAGGCGCGCCACCTTCTCCGCAGCACCAGACAAAGCAGATGctgccagcacacacacacacacaaaccagcaTTCAGGCCcaaacacacacccagacacagacacacgttCAGACACAGGCTCACtctcatacacagacacatgctgAGACACCAATTGCTGAACAGCCTGTTTTGCCCCTTGCTGTCTTTCCTGCACAACAAATACCCCTCAGCCCCTCTCACACCTCATGCCCCCCAACATCACTACCAACCCTAACATCCCACCATCTTGCTGCCACCCCTGCTCCAGAGCTGCCTACATCTCCGCCAGCGGCCCAGGTAACCTTACCAGGGCAGGCCGACTTTATACCTACCTCCCCTCCGCCTGTCACCACTCTAGAGTCGCTTGATTCTAATGCCCCCAAACTGCCCCAAGCCTCGCTACAAGACTGCGACCTTTCCCTGCTGGGCATTGCTCAG GATTGTCCATACCTGTCAAGTACAGAACGTCATTCTTCGTCAGG GTCTGTGCCAGCGAATGGAGAAGAAACTTTTCAGCTCTTGGCCAATGGGAAATTAGAGAAATTAAAGACTCAGAGGAGATCTTCTTGTCAGAGGCCTGAAAAAGTTTCACATCAGTTTCAACTGAGTATGCTCCAG GTGTCCGGCAGTGGGGACAATATGGTGGAATGCCAGTTGGAGACCCATAGCAACAAGATGGTgacatttaaatttgacattgaAGGGGATGCACCTGAGGACATAGCAGATTACATG GTGGAGGAGGACTTTGTCCTTGATGTGGAGAAAGAGATGTTTGTTGAGGAGCTTAGAGCCATAGTAAAGAAAGCCCAGGAAATTCTTCAAACACATTCACAG ACTGGATCCACAGACCAGTTGCATGTGAGCACTCCCACTAGCTCTACAA TGGACTCAGTGCCCCATTCCTCCCCAGTGGGACGCTGGCGTTTCTTCATCAACCAGACCATCCGACACAGAGACTCTCTTTCTAGTCAGGGAGCAGCCACGCCACCACCTACTACAGAGACAAGGATACCCCAGTCcccaaaaacagagaaag AAAGTGAAGGATCCCAGAGTCTGGAGTCCTTGACTGGAATGGCCTCTCCCCCCTGCCCCACCCTCTCTGCCACCTCCCCTCCAGTCTCCACTGTCTCAGCCCCTGCCTCCATAGCCCCCTCAACCACCACTGCTCCCTCCCCTAACACCACTGCCTCTGAAAGCATCTCTGCACTAGCCTCTACTCTTGAAGCCTCTGTCCCTGTCACTGCTTCAGGTGGTCTTGAACTGCCAGTCCTCCCCTCAGCTTCTGTTGACCAAATTCCCAGTGTTCCCTCATCCATAGCATTACCTGTTGCTACAAACCTCCCCACTTTGCCCACTGCTCCTTCTCTTGTGTCTCCCACACCCACCACCATTATGCCAGATGTCATCACTTCTCCTGGAACCAGTGGTAGCTCCACTGTAGGTCAAAGTGTAGGGGAGGCAGTGATAACTGCGCCAAGGCCATGTGCATCTGCAGTGGACCAGTCTTTATCCTCTTTTCATCTCCctccttctgctgctgcagtgaccTCCCCTGTGGTAAGCCAACTTGGCATGGAGCAACAGCAGACACTCAGCCAGGTTGGCATACCAGCCCCacaacaaccacaaccacaaccacagcCACAGCCACAAGTACAATCTGCATTACAGCAGCAGGTTCCACTAGCCCAACAGCAACTACAGGCGATGCAGCTTGAACAACAGGTACAACAGATACAGCAGGCAgcaccacaacaacagcagcaatcACAACATCAAGTGTACCAGGAACAaattcagctgcagcaggaacGAGCACTGCAGCAGTCTCTGCAGCAGTTACAACAGCAACAGTTAATGCAGAAACAAATACCACTCCAACCAGAGTTGTTGCAACAGTCTGTACCTCTGCAGCAGTTTCTGCCACCAATGCCCCTACAGCAGACCCAACAACCCCTTGTTCAACAACAAACACCACAGTACACCCCGCAGTTGTTGCAGCAGCCTCAGTTACACCAGCTACAACAGCAGGTTATGGCACCCCAAGCTGATATAGTGCCCCCACAGCAGGCCCTCACTgatcaccagcagcagcaacagttaaACCTACAGCAGACAATACACTTACAGCAACAGCAAATGGTGCAACAgcagctacagcagcagcaacatcagCTGTTTATGGGTGCTGTGGCTTTAAAGCCAGATCAAAGCCAAATGCTGCCCCTGTCAATTAGTCAACAGTttcttcaacaacaacaacaggcacAGCTAAATGTTAGCCCTGTACCCCAACAGCAGATTCCTCAACAAACCCAAATCCCTGCCGAGCTGGCACAACAACATATACAGTCACAGAAACAGCTGCAACACACTGAGCAGCAACAGGAGGTGCCAAAAGCTATGGACACAcctcagaaacagcagcagtttccaCTGCAGAAACAGTCCTCTTTACAGCAGTCAGAGTCAGAGATGTCCACAGGGGAGACAAGTGTTACAGAGGACACAGGCAGTTACTCTGCCCCTTTTCATCCTTCTTCTGACTCTTCTCTGCCGCCTCTCCATCTGAGCACTGCTGAAACCTCCTTaccccctctctccctcacaaTGACACCATCCCCTGCTCAGCCTTCCTCTGTGGCTGAGTCAGACAGCGAAGGCCCCCCCAAAATTGATTTCGTAGACAACCGCATAAAGACACTGGATGAAAAGCTGAGGAACTTGTTGTATCAGGAGTACAGCAGCGGGGCACCACTAGCAGGGGGAGCTGCCTCTGCCCCCACATCAGCATCAGCTGCCTCCACATCAGCTGGAGGAGATGAGTCATCTGAGCCACAGTCGCTCCACCCCTTGTCTTTTCCCCCACCTGCCTCCTCCTCAGATACTTCCCCCCACTCCTCATCTTCCACtacctcctccaccacctctcgttcctcctccacctcccctgACCCcgagagggatggaggaggagaggaagcgCCCAACTCTGCGGAGCTGGGCCCGGTGGAGCAGCAGCCTGGCCCATCTCTCCCCTCCACCTCCGCCTCCTCCACTCCACCTGCCTCTCTCCTGCTTCCCAATCAGGATGAATCTGCTGGGCCTCAGCGCCCACCTGTACCAGGAGAACCAACCGTTCTT ATGGACGTTCCAGCAGTCAAGCTCttaaagaggagaaggaggcgCCCCCCGTAA